A single Lacerta agilis isolate rLacAgi1 chromosome 10, rLacAgi1.pri, whole genome shotgun sequence DNA region contains:
- the AVPR1A gene encoding vasopressin V1a receptor: MHFGDGAGGSPAWGAPSSAWNASEAEESGASAEPPRSGGGANGSNSNRYGRDEELAKLEIAVLASTFALAVLGNSFVLLALHRTPRQKASRMHLFIRHLSLADLAVAFFQILPQLCWDVTHRFHGPDGLCRVVKHLQVFGMFASAYMLVVMTADRYIAVCHPLKTLQQPSKRSRCMIAAAWALSFVLSLPQYFIFSLREVESGSQVYDCWAQFVMPWGPRAYITWITGSIFVAPVVILVTCYGFICYHIWSNVRDKTRRRQRRETAPPRGGALRKGLLLTPCVSSIKNVSRAKIRTVKMTFVIVSAYIVCWAPFFTVQMRSVWEDHSNWHESEDILITVTALLACLNSCCNPWIYMFFSGHLLHDFIRSLLCCQKTGQKLNKEDSESISRRHTSFTINRSPTNSLDMCRKPPDLSQSIRSIPITS, encoded by the exons ATGCACTTCGGAGACGGTGCCGGCGGATCCCCCGCTTGGGGAGCGCCGTCGTCCGCCTGGAACGCGAGCGAGGCGGAGGAATCGGGCGCCAGCGCAGAGCCTCCCCGGTCCGGCGGCGGCGCCAACGGGAGTAACAGCAACCGCTACGGGCGGGACGAGGAGCTGGCCAAGCTGGAGATCGCCGTGCTGGCCTCGACGTTCGCCTTGGCGGTGCTGGGCAACTCCTTTGTGCTGCTGGCGCTGCACCGGACCCCTCGCCAGAAGGCGTCACGCATGCACCTCTTCATCCGGCACCTGAGCCTGGCCGACCTGGCGGTGGCTTTCTTCCAGATCCTGCCGCAGCTGTGCTGGGACGTGACGCACCGCTTCCACGGGCCCGACGGGCTGTGCCGCGTGGTGAAGCACCTGCAGGTGTTCGGCATGTTCGCGTCGGCCTACATGCTGGTGGTGATGACGGCCGACCGCTACATCGCCGTGTGCCACCCGCTCAAGACGCTGCAGCAGCCCAGCAAGCGCTCCCGCTGCATGATCGCGGCCGCCTGGGCGCTCAGCTTCGTGCTCAGCCTGCCGCAGTACTTCATCTTCTCGCTGCGCGAGGTGGAGAGCGGCTCCCAAGTCTACGACTGCTGGGCGCAGTTCGTCATGCCCTGGGGACCGCGCGCCTACATCACCTGGATCACGGGCAGCATCTTCGTGGCGCCCGTCGTCATCCTGGTCACCTGCTACGGCTTCATCTGCTACCACATCTGGAGCAACGTCCGCGACAAGACCCGACGGCGACAGAGGCGGGAGACGGCTCCTCCGCGAGGGGGCGCCCTGCGCAAGGGGCTGCTCCTCACGCCCTGTGTCAGCAGCATCAAGAACGTCTCCCGCGCCAAGATCCGCACGGTCAAAATGACCTTCGTGATCGTCTCGGCTTACATCGTCTGCTGGGCGCCATTCTTCACCGTCCAGATGCGCTCCGTCTGGGAAGACCACTCCAACTGGCATG AGTCAGAGGACATTTTAATTACCGTCACTGCCCTATTGGCCTGCTTGAACAGTTGCTGCAACCCATGGATCTACATGTTTTTTAGTGGGCACCTCTTGCACGACTTCATACGGAGCCTCCTGTGCTGTCAGAAAACTGGGCAGAAGCTGAATAAAGAAGATTCTGAGAGCATCAGCAGAAGACATACTTCTTTCACCATCAACAGAAGCCCGACAAACAGTTTGGATATGTGCAGAAAACCTCCAGATTTATCACAGTCCATTAGGTCCATCCCCATTACATCCTGA